The following are encoded together in the Tripterygium wilfordii isolate XIE 37 chromosome 3, ASM1340144v1, whole genome shotgun sequence genome:
- the LOC119987441 gene encoding 40S ribosomal protein S14-3, protein MSKRKVREPKEENVTLGPAVREGEYVFGVAHIFASFNDTFIHVTDLSGRETMVRITGGMKVKADRDESSPYAAMLAAQDVAQRCKELGITALHIKLRATGGNKTKTPGPGAQSALRALARSGMKIGRIEDVTPIPTDSTRRKGGRRGRRL, encoded by the exons ATG TCGAAAAGGAAAGTAAGGGAACCCAAGGAGGAGAATGTTACTCTTGGACCTGCTGTACGAGAGGGAGAGTATGTTTTTGGCGTGGCACACATTTTTGCCTCGTTTAATGACACATTCATT CATGTCACCGACTTGTCTGGACGAGAAACAATGGTGCGCATCACTG GTGGAATGAAGGTGAAGGCTGACAGGGATGAATCATCACCATATGCAGCCATGCTTGCAGCGCAAGATGTTGCTCAACGATGCAAG GAACTTGGCATTACTGCTCTCCATATAAAGCTCCGTGCAACTGGAGGAAACAAGACTAAAACTCCAGGTCCAGGTGCCCAATCAGCACTTAGAGCCCTTGCCCGTTCTGGCATGAAAATTGGTCGCATAG AGGATGTGACTCCAATTCCTACTGACAGTACTCGCAGAAAGGGTGGTAGGAGGGGGAGACGACTGTGA
- the LOC119987425 gene encoding protein ABHD11 — translation MRPGPRRHSELLNRYNTTPLLLTGCERPNPQSPTATRNQPFIRGVDDLIPRVSSSMARILKEKPGSNLIARFIYTRRRSQFCPVKRSIQTLAFEEIRSSTEKPYTSTAFVLHGLLGSGRNWRSFARNLTSNLPGSSAAEWRMVLVDLRNHGRSAETEGLDPPHDMVSAAKDLANLVKCRGWAWPDVVVGHSLGGKVALQFAESCALGDYGPSTPLPKQLWVLDSVPGEVNPENSDGEVEKVLQTLQGLPSSVPSRKWLVDHVIKLGFTKSLSEWIGSNLKKSGDQETWAFNLEGAVQMFNSYREMSYWSLLEQPPKGMEIAMVRAENSDRWDTEVIQRLEGIANRDDGSKGKVSFHVLPNSGHWVHVDNPKGLLEIMAPRIASLY, via the exons ATGAGGCCCGGTCCGCGACGTCATTCTGAACTTTTGAACAGGTATAATACGACGCCGTTGCTCCTCACTGGTTGCGAACGTCCCAACCCACAATCCCCAACCGCAACGAGGAACCAACCTTTTATTCGCGGAGTAGATGACTTGATTCCCAGGGTCTCTTCAAGCATGGCACGAATTCTCAAGGAGAAACCGGGTTCAAACCTCATAGCTCGGTTCATCTACACACGCAGACGCAGTCAATTTTGCCCTGTCAAGCGATCCATACAGACCTTGGCATTCGAAGAAATTCGTTCGTCCACAGAGAAGCCATACACTTCCACAGCTTTCGTTCTCCATGGCCTCTTGGGCTCCGGCCGCAACTGGCGATCCTTCGCCCGCAACCTCACATCTAATCTCCCCGGTTCTTCCGCAGCTG AGTGGCGGATGGTGTTAGTGGATTTGAGGAACCACGGGAGATCGGCGGAAACAGAGGGTCTGGATCCTCCTCATGATATGGTCAGCGCTGCCAAGGATTTGGCCAATCTGGTCAAGTGTCGTGGTTGGGCTTGGCCCGATGTCGTCGTTGGCCACTCCTTGGGCGGCAAGGTTGCTTTGCAATTCGCGGAGAGTTGTGCACTCGGCGACTATGGTCCATCTACCCCATTGCCGAAGCAG CTGTGGGTATTGGATTCTGTCCCTGGAGAAGTGAACCCTGAAAACAGTGACGGGGAAGTAGAGAAAGTTTTGCAAACCTTGCAGGGTTTACCTTCATCTGTCCCTTCACGAAA ATGGCTGGTAGATCACGTGATCAAACTTGGGTTCACAAAGTCATTGTCGGAGTGGATAGGTAGCAACCTCAAGAAATCAGGAGATCAGGAAACATGGGCGTTTAATCTTGAAGGTGCTGTCCAGATGTTCAATTCTTACAG GGAGATGTCCTATTGGTCTCTTTTGGAGCAACCACCAAAAGGTATGGAGATAGCAATGGTGCGTGCAGAGAACAGTGATCGGTGGGATACAGAAGTAATTCAGCGGCTTGAAGGCATTGCCAACAGGGATGATGGATCAAAGGGGAAGGTTTCATTTCATGTTCTTCCCAATTCAGGTCACTGGGTTCATGTGGACAATCCAAAGGGACTTCTTGAGATAATGGCTCCCAGGATTGCCTCCCTTTACTAA
- the LOC119987432 gene encoding protein ORANGE-LIKE, chloroplastic-like has product MGTFTLHWYCNPLVSPSTINSAKTLVLFTSANIIPKRLSLAKRASQFQVLSSPPNSSSGSVDNSPSNFCIIEGPETVQDFVPMQLQEIQDNIRSRRNKIFLLMEELRRLRVQQRLKSMKVIDESGEEEANEMPDIPSTIPFLPHVTPKTLRQLYLTSLSFISGIIVFGGLIAPTLELKLGLGGTSYEDFIRNMHLPLQLSQVDPIVASFSGGAVGVISALMLIEANNVEQQEKKRCRYCNGTGYLACARCSASGVCLSIDPISLYSASDPPLRAPTAQRCSNCSGAGKVMCPTCLCTGMVMASEHDPRIDPFD; this is encoded by the exons ATGGGGACTTTCACTCTTCACTGGTATTGTAATCCATTAGTATCTCCTTCAACGATCAATTCAgctaaaaccctagttctctTCACCTCCGCAAATATAATCCCCAAACGCCTCTCTTTAGCCAAGCGCGCCTCCCAGTTTCAGGTCCTTTCTTCCCCTCCCAATAGCTCCTCCGGTTCGGTTGATAACTCCCCCAG CAACTTCTGCATTATCGAGGGACCAGAGACAGTTCAGGATTTTGTGCCGATGCAACTGCAAGAGATCCAAGACAACATTAGGAGTAGACGCAATAAGATCTTTCTCCTGATGGAAGAG ttaagGAGGTTGCGGGTGCAACAACGACTTAAGAGTATGAAAGTCATAGATGAAAGTGGAGAGGAAGAGGCAAATGAAATGCCAGACATTCCATCAACTATTCCATTTCTCCCTCATGTG ACACCAAAAACGCTGAGACAGCTCTATTTAACAAGCTTGTCATTCATATCTGGGATAATTGTGTTTGGGGGCTTAATTGCACCTACG TTGGAACTTAAATTAGGGCTAGGGGGCACTTCATATGAAGATTTCATACGCAACATGCATTTGCCACTGCAATTGAG TCAGGTTGATCCTATTGTGGCATCATTTTCTGGTGGGGCAGTTGGTGTTATTTCAGCGTTGATGTTAATTGAAGCCAACAATGTTGAGCAACAAGAGAAGAAAAGGTGCAGATATTGCAATGGAACTG GATATTTGGCTTGTGCTCGATGTTCTGCGAGTGGTGTTTGCTTGAGCATTGATCCTATCTCCCTCTACAGTGCCTCCGATCCCCCTCTGCGAGCGCCCACAGCTCAAAGGTGTTCAAACTGTTCAGGTGCAGGAAAG GTTATGTGCCCAACATGCCTATGCACTGGAATGGTGATGGCTAGCGAACATGACCCGCGGATCGATCCTTTTGACTAA
- the LOC119995392 gene encoding uncharacterized protein LOC119995392: MKRQEYSGGRFVMGEGFDAIVVGSGYGGSVAACRMSTAGIKVCLLEKGKRWEAQDFPTDSLKMMSTVRMENRNLGIGFGHKDALFQVYEQNDCVAAVACGLGGGSLVNAGVMLPTPFRARRDPKWPKEWERDWDICEAFAAAMLRIQSVPVKFPMAKVMDRIVDGEMEESSIKLSVNFDLEDLPTHLGESQQMNSCLACGNCLSGCPYNAKNSTDKNYLHSAIQAGCIVKTNCQVQYVVKNPQDISLEGRTGSKRGRWLVYLNEFDYISSDFVILSAGVLGTAEILLQSQLRGLKLSEALGSGFSCNGNTVAYLAGSRAPLGAYGLDRKKISRAPFQERPGPSISSSYTSSRGFTVQSAVLPAAYPYLLFKGIATNGWPAGYWFFHGIIDKLKHIMKFESTQAMVFNAMGYDQSDGKIWLEKSSGKFCFSPPHDPLLPRKIEAFQKLAKKLGGILFISKYRSTSVHLLGGCSASSDSSRGVCSHTGQVFDPYTPAAVHQGLYVCDASLIPCSVGINPSLTIATAAEHVSRYLVQDILEYKSRRGIKPEVETVEKPKIMITDETSETKQQSTVMFNETMSGYVEGMPCAAHLKIRMNIPDRFHPSLRGKVGGYLVFRAIEEDKIHVIDGEINLCDVDCKTPYTQYMHYSLLLVASSGSRYILEGKKILNPFLFGLYAWKETTTLHVMLKKIDANNSRDSTVHMKGILKISIIELLKTLLSLAGNGREMFLWVFLQTLVRTYILQIPRGNPDSSLLDVNHKSYPSGTLHEIETEDGCIISYRQWKSIQNSRRPKEGESYPVLLLNGYATESYWLPTEPNDLIRTLLEEGREVWLLQSRLHPHNPYSNFTIEDIGRFDIPAVISRMLDLHEQSTKVHVVAHCVGGLAIHMALMGGHLSANKIASLSCTNSSMFFKLNLLSTVKSYLPLIPISMAILGKDNIIPLVETSKASTRHQIVKFIAQMIPRYERCTCKECEVISGIFGNAFWHQNISPTVHDWLNKQSSTRLPFSPFMHLRKIFKTGYILDSNGNNTFLIHPERMQLSTLYISGGRSLLVTPETSFLANNYMKLHQPGFKHERVVVEGFGHSDLLIGEESPKKVFPHILSHMKLAEQGGDGLMRNNEKSYDKEALNWASDPYDYERSESWFTPSFFVFLFILLILMYVALSIC, encoded by the exons ATGAAGAGGCAAGAATATTCAGGGGGAAGGTTTGTTATGGGAGAAGGATTTGATGCTATTGTTGTGGGGTCTGGATATGGTGGTTCGGTTGCTGCTTGTCGAATGTCAACGGCAGGAATAAAGGTATGTCTGCTAGAGAAAGGCAAGAGATGGGAAGCTCAAGATTTTCCAACTGACAGTTTGAAAATGATGTCTACTGTGAGGATGGAGAATCGGAACTTAGGCATCGGATTTGGACATAAGGATGCTCTGTTTCAg GTATACGAACAAAACGATTGCGTAGCAGCTGTAGCCTGTGGGCTTGGTGGTGGTTCGCTTGTGAATGCTGGTGTAATGCTACCAACCCCATTTCGTGCTCGAAGGGATCCAAAATGGCCAAAAGAGTGGGAAAGGGATTGGGATATTTGTGAGGCTTTTGCCGCAGCCATGCTGCGTATACAAAGTGTTCCTGTCAAGTTTCCAATGGCCAAGGTCATGGACAGAATAGTTGATGGAGAAATGGAAGAGAGTTCGATCAAGCTGAGTGTGAATTTTGATCTGGAAGATCTTCCCACCCATTTGGGAGAGAGCCAGCAGATGAATAGCTGCTTAGCTTGTGGGAATTGTCTCTCTGGGTGTCCATATAACGCCAAGAATTCTACAGACAAAAATTATTTGCATTCCGCAATCCAG GCAGGATGCATTGTTAAAACAAACTGTCAAGTTCAGTATGTTGTCAAAAATCCACAAGACATTTCCCTTGAAGGCAGAACTGGCAGTAAAAGAGGAAGATGGCTTGTTTACTTaaatgaatttgattacatatcCTCTGACTTTGTAATTTTATCAG CCGGAGTATTGGGCACCGCTGAGATACTACTGCAATCACAATTGAGAGGGCTGAAACTTTCAGAAGCACTTGGGTCTGGATTCAGTTGTAATGGGAACACTGTTGCATATCTTGCTGGAAGTCGAGCACCCTTGGGTGCTTACGGATTGGACCGAAAGAAGATCTCAAGGGCACCTTTCCAAGAACGGCCAGGGCCATCCATCTCTTCATCTTACACTTCTTCACGTGGTTTCACAGTCCAG AGTGCTGTACTTCCAGCGGCTTATCCTTACCTGCTCTTTAAAGGTATTGCTACTAATGGATGGCCAGCAGGTTACTGGTTCTTTCATGGGATCATTGACAAGCTAAAGCATATCATGAAATTTGAATCAACTCAAGCAATGGTTTTCAATGCAATGGGCTACGATCAGAGTGATGGTAAAATTTGGTTAGAAAAGAGCTCGGGAAAATTCTGTTTTAGTCCACCACATGATCCTTTACTTCCCCGAAAAATTGAGGCCTTTCAAAAGCTAGCCAAAAAATTAGGGGGCATACTCTTTATATCTAAGTATAGGAGCACATCAGTTCATCTTTTAGGGGGGTGTAGTGCATCATCAGATTCTTCGCGTGGGGTTTGTTCCCACACTGGTCAAGTTTTTGATCCATATACACCTGCTGCTGTGCACCAGGGCCTCTATGTGTGTGACGCTTCCTTGATCCCATGTTCTGTCGGCATAAACCCTTCGTTAACAATAGCGACAGCAGCCGAACATGTGAGCAGATACCTTGTGCAGGATATTCTGGAGTATAAAAGCAGAAGAGGTATTAAACCTGAGGTTGAGACTGTTGAAAAACCTAAAATTATGATTACAGATGAAACTTCAGAGACCAAACAACAATCAACAGTAATGTTCAACGAAACCATGAGTGGCTATGTGGAGGGTATGCCATGCGCAGCTCATTTGAAAATAAGAATGAACATTCCAGACAGATTCCATCCTTCTCTAAGAGGTAAAGTTGGTGGGTATCTCGTGTTCAGAGCCATCGAGGAGGATAAGATACATGTTATAGATGGAGAAATCAATTTGTGTGACGTAGATTGCAAAACACCATACACACAGTATATGCACTATAGTCTTCTCCTTGTGGCTTCTTCTGGTTCAAG ATATATTCTGGAAGGAAAGAAGATACTGAATCCTTTTTTATTTGGACTGTATGCCTGGAAGGAGACAACAACATTGCATGTGATGCTCAAAAAGATTGATGCGAACAATTCAAGGGATTCAACAGTGCATATGAAAGGAATTCTCAAAATTTCCATTATTGAGCTCCTAAAGACTTTGCTGAGCCTTGCAGGAAATGGTAGAGAAATGTTCTTATGGGTTTTTTTGCAGACTTTGGTGAGAACCTATATCTTACAAATACCGCGAGGAAATCCAGACTCATCTTTACTAGATGTTAATCATAAATCTTATCCAAGCGGCACTCTTCATGAAATTGAAACAG aAGATGGATGCATCATCAGTTACAGGCAATGGAAGTCCATTCAAAACTCCAGGAGACCTAAAGAAGGGGAATCATATCCAGTTCTTCTTCTTAATGGGTATGCAACTGAGAGTTACTGGCTTCCCACAGAACCTAATGATTTAATCAGAACTTTACTAGAGGAAGGGCGTGAAGTATGGCTGCTGCAATCAAGATTGCACCCTCACAATCCTTATAGCAACTTCACGATCGAAGATATTGGAAGATTTGATATCCCTGCCg TGATCAGTAGGATGCTGGACTTGCATGAGCAAAGCACAAAGGTGCATGTAGTTGCACACTGTGTTGGAGGGTTAGCGATTCACATGGCACTTATGGGCGGCCACCTATCTGCGAACAAAATAGCTTCTCTGTCTTGCACAAACTCTTCAATGTTCTTCAAGCTTAACCTTTTATCCACTGTTAAATCATACCTTCCACTAATCCCA ATATCAATGGCTATACTGGGCAAAGACAATATCATACCTCTGGTGGAAACATCGAAGGCCAGTACGCGACACCAGATCGTGAAATTCATTGCCCAGATGATACCTCGTTATGAGAGATGCACCTGCAAGGAATGTGAGGTCATTTCTGGAATATTTGGGAATGCTTTTTGGCATCAAAACATAAGCCCCACTGTGCACGACTGGTTAAACAAGCAAAGCTCAACTAGGCTTCCCTTTTCACCATTTATGCACCTCAGAAAGATCTTCAAAACCGGATATATCTTGGACAGCAATGGTAACAACACATTTTTGATCCATCCAGAGAGAATGCAACTGTCCACACTATATATTTCTGGCGGCCGGAGTCTCCTCGTAACTCCAGAGACATCATTTTTAGCAAACAATTACATGAAGTTACACCAGCCTGGTTTCAAGCATGAAAGGGTGGTTGTGGAGGGTTTTGGACATTCAGATTTGTTGATTGGAGAGGAATCTCCCAAGAAGGTATTTCCTCATATTTTATCTCACATGAAGTTAGCTGAACAAGGAGGAGATGGTCTGATGAGAAACAATGAGAAGAGTTATGATAAGGAGGCCTTAAATTGGGCAAGTGATCCTTATGATTATGAAAGATCAGAGAGCTGGTTTAccccttctttttttgttttcttgttcatATTGTTGATTCTTATGTATGTTGCTTTGTCTATATGTTAA